From one Pieris brassicae chromosome 5, ilPieBrab1.1, whole genome shotgun sequence genomic stretch:
- the LOC123709771 gene encoding ribonuclease P protein subunit p29 produces the protein MGKMDCTDLENEASQTVVKFLEANVPRSDIVNIRTELKKEFLLGKTKTRDRKLKLRKRRTRLLTRNEKKNLGFYLIPRGSIKYIDIEPLHKIWVDYVSQILELDKSVPDVTSKQWEQFTQTLYKADFNGSMLEVVRSKCPSYVGKKGICIMDTKNTFKIVSPNDLVTTIPKKESIFNVYIKNLKLIVFGKHFCIRPAERSSKKFKSILHPDL, from the coding sequence ATGGGCAAAATGGATTGTACTGATTTAGAAAATGAAGCATCACAAACAGTGGTAAAATTTTTGGAAGCTAATGTCCCCCGATCCGATATAGTCAACATAAGAACAGAACTTAAAAAGGAATTTTTACTTGGTAAGACAAAAACTAGGGATCGTAAACTCAAGTTAAGAAAACGAAGAACAAGATTATTAACACGAAACGAGAAGAAGAATTTGGGTTTCTATCTTATTCCAAGAGgaagtattaaatatattgatattgaACCTCTCCATAAAATTTGGGTAGATTATGTGAGCCAAATACTGGAACTAGATAAATCTGTTCCAGATGTAACAAGCAAACAATGGGAGCAATTTAcacaaacattatataaagCAGACTTTAATGGAAGCATGTTGGAAGTTGTCCGTTCAAAGTGTCCTAGTTATGTTGGTAAAAAAGGTATCTGCATTATGGATacaaaaaatacctttaaaattgtatcacctAATGATTTAGTAACAACTATTCCAAAAAAAGAAAGCATTTTTAAtgtgtacataaaaaatttaaaacttatagtatttggaaaacatttttgtattaggCCAGCAGAAAGATCaagtaaaaagtttaaaagtaTACTTCATCCAGATTTATaa